In one window of Flavobacterium ginsengisoli DNA:
- a CDS encoding DUF4292 domain-containing protein — MKKYISILALSIAVISCKTKAVAVQGNTSQTIAPKEDKKVIEKHYDNKLDFSTLYIKASARYADEKQSQNVTAEIRIEKDKQILISVRFLGITMAKALITPSAVSYYEKINSTYYEGDFTSLSKWLGTDLDYTKVQNLLIGEAFDDLRKGKYTQTIVENLFRLDEDKDANIKKTFFLDGEKYLIQKEEISQPSENRTLQIAYSEAKNFDQGTLPTSIEINAVQPKGKTSINLNYNNISFNEELSFPYSVPSGYKKVTIK, encoded by the coding sequence ATGAAAAAATATATATCAATACTAGCATTATCTATTGCTGTAATTTCTTGTAAAACGAAAGCAGTAGCAGTGCAAGGAAATACAAGCCAGACAATTGCACCAAAAGAAGACAAAAAAGTAATCGAAAAACATTACGACAACAAGTTAGATTTTTCGACTTTGTACATAAAAGCGAGCGCAAGATATGCTGATGAAAAACAAAGCCAAAATGTTACGGCAGAAATCAGAATTGAAAAAGACAAACAGATTCTAATAAGCGTTCGTTTCTTAGGAATTACAATGGCAAAAGCTTTGATAACACCTTCGGCAGTAAGTTATTATGAAAAAATTAATAGTACTTATTATGAAGGAGATTTTACAAGTTTGAGCAAATGGCTTGGAACAGATTTAGATTATACCAAAGTTCAAAATCTATTGATTGGAGAAGCTTTTGATGATTTAAGAAAAGGAAAATATACGCAAACTATTGTAGAAAATCTATTCAGATTAGATGAAGATAAAGATGCCAACATAAAGAAAACCTTTTTCTTAGATGGGGAAAAATATTTAATTCAGAAAGAAGAGATTTCTCAGCCATCAGAAAACAGAACATTGCAAATTGCCTATTCAGAAGCTAAAAATTTTGATCAGGGAACATTGCCTACAAGTATAGAAATCAATGCAGTTCAGCCAAAAGGCAAGACAAGCATTAACTTGAATTACAACAATATTTCATTTAATGAAGAACTTTCTTTTCCGTATAGCGTACCAAGCGGTTATAAAAAAGTTACAATTAAGTAA